The Roseiconus lacunae genome has a segment encoding these proteins:
- a CDS encoding DUF1501 domain-containing protein, which produces MLNQLAHLNSPPATRREFLKRSGIGLGSLGLAGVMSDDTSSNLYASSGLNPMAPKQPQFPGKAKAVIHLFLNGGPSQVDTFDPKPALEKFHGKSIPLNLRTERETGAAYRSPFQFKRYGESGIEVSELFSHVGESIDDVCVIRSMHADVPNHEPSLMLMNCGHAQFVRPSVGSWVTYGLGSENQNLPGFIAMCPNGYPIKGAENWQAGFLPGAYQGTYINSKHKDIERLISNIRNAAGLDRNQQRRQLDLLQQMNEQHQEQRQHDAELESRVQSFELAYRMQMEATDAFDISKEPKHVREMYGDSVQARQILIARRLVERGVRYIQLWHGAGQPWDSHDKIEENHRRLAGECSQAIGALLKDLKQRSMLDETLVIWGGEFGRTPTVELPKPGANAGTNSGRDHNHYGFTMWLAGGGVKGGHVHGATDEFGFQAIENRVHVHDLQATVLHLLGFDHERLTYRYAGRDFRLTDVHGNVVHDIVA; this is translated from the coding sequence ATGCTGAATCAACTCGCACATCTCAATTCGCCGCCGGCGACTCGTCGCGAATTTCTAAAACGCAGTGGAATCGGCCTCGGATCACTCGGCCTCGCTGGCGTCATGTCGGATGACACGTCGAGCAATCTATATGCGTCGAGCGGCCTGAACCCGATGGCCCCGAAACAACCACAGTTTCCGGGCAAAGCGAAGGCGGTCATCCACCTTTTTCTCAACGGCGGACCGTCGCAAGTCGACACCTTTGACCCCAAACCCGCCCTGGAAAAGTTCCACGGCAAGTCGATCCCGCTTAACCTAAGGACAGAACGCGAAACAGGCGCGGCATACCGATCACCGTTTCAATTCAAACGTTACGGTGAGAGTGGCATCGAAGTCAGCGAGCTATTCTCGCATGTGGGCGAAAGCATTGATGACGTCTGTGTGATTCGTTCGATGCACGCGGACGTTCCTAACCATGAACCTTCGCTGATGTTAATGAATTGTGGCCATGCTCAATTCGTACGACCTTCGGTCGGATCCTGGGTCACCTATGGACTAGGCAGCGAGAACCAGAACCTGCCGGGCTTTATCGCGATGTGCCCCAATGGTTATCCGATCAAAGGCGCCGAAAATTGGCAAGCCGGTTTCTTACCAGGGGCATACCAAGGGACCTACATCAACAGTAAGCACAAAGACATTGAACGTTTGATTTCTAACATTCGCAATGCGGCTGGGCTCGATCGAAACCAACAACGGCGTCAGTTGGATTTGCTGCAGCAGATGAATGAACAGCATCAAGAACAGCGGCAGCATGACGCGGAACTTGAGTCGCGAGTCCAGAGCTTTGAACTTGCCTACCGAATGCAAATGGAAGCGACCGACGCATTCGACATCAGCAAAGAACCCAAACATGTGCGAGAAATGTATGGTGATTCTGTACAAGCCCGGCAAATTCTCATCGCTCGCAGACTCGTCGAAAGAGGAGTGCGTTATATCCAGCTTTGGCACGGCGCGGGGCAACCTTGGGATAGCCATGACAAGATCGAGGAAAATCACCGGCGTCTGGCCGGCGAATGCTCACAGGCGATCGGCGCGTTACTGAAAGATTTAAAGCAGCGTTCGATGCTCGACGAAACCCTTGTGATCTGGGGAGGCGAATTCGGTCGCACACCAACGGTTGAATTACCGAAACCCGGTGCGAATGCCGGGACGAACAGCGGTCGAGATCATAACCACTACGGATTTACAATGTGGTTGGCCGGAGGTGGAGTCAAAGGAGGCCATGTTCACGGTGCGACCGACGAATTCGGTTTTCAGGCCATCGAAAATCGCGTTCACGTGCACGATCTGCAAGCGACAGTTTTGCACTTGCTGGGATTCGATCACGAACGTTTAACGTATCGTTACGCCGGACGCGATTTTCGCCTGACCGATGTCCATGGAAACGTAGTCCATGACATCGTCGCATGA
- a CDS encoding PIN domain-containing protein: protein MTSKHIVLIDFENVTPTSLDGLKEVPLLVLVFVGAKQTKIPFELAFALQGMGHAGRYVKISGSSKDALDFHIAFYIGELSVAHPNARFFIVSKDGGFDPLIEHLAERKIDVRRVVDLKHIGKPTPLAEDIDDEALVQALVERLQCSVKSRPRTIATLSNWVRSTIRTLSVSDTARLLRRLKTEGYIRVNENNIVYQLPSADDNSDAPF from the coding sequence ATGACTTCGAAACACATCGTTCTGATCGATTTCGAGAACGTCACTCCCACAAGTCTCGACGGACTGAAAGAAGTACCACTATTGGTTCTGGTTTTTGTCGGCGCCAAACAGACAAAAATACCGTTCGAGCTGGCGTTCGCATTGCAAGGGATGGGACACGCCGGCCGCTACGTTAAGATTTCCGGCAGTAGCAAAGACGCACTTGACTTTCACATCGCGTTCTACATCGGCGAACTTTCGGTTGCACATCCCAACGCGCGATTCTTCATCGTTTCAAAAGACGGTGGTTTCGATCCTCTGATCGAACACTTGGCAGAGCGTAAGATAGACGTCCGACGCGTTGTAGACCTAAAACACATCGGCAAGCCAACGCCGTTGGCCGAAGACATTGACGATGAGGCGTTGGTGCAAGCTTTAGTTGAACGGCTTCAATGTAGTGTCAAATCCAGACCGAGGACAATCGCGACGCTCTCAAACTGGGTTCGCTCGACCATCCGAACGTTAAGCGTCAGCGACACTGCTCGACTGCTCCGGCGATTGAAGACGGAAGGCTATATCCGGGTTAACGAGAACAACATTGTCTACCAGCTTCCTTCGGCGGACGATAATTCCGACGCGCCTTTTTAG
- a CDS encoding sulfatase: MQSSTTTTAFVLLLAWMMHAQLTTSAAETQPNIMVFLVDDMGMMDTSVPMQVDESGNPKRYPLNDFYRTPSMERLAKTGIRFSQFYAMSVCSPTRSSIMTGQNAARHRTTNWINPRVDNAGENGPPNWNWKGLKEDDVTLPGLLRSKGYTTIHVGKGHFAPSGHVGEDPSRLGFDINVAGAAFGAPGSYYGEKNYGALTKRSHHAVPHLEQYHGTETFLTEALTIEAKKRVSETVGKGEPFYLYFSHYAVHAPFETDPRFLEHYQNSGKSKQAQAFATLIEGMDKSLGDMLDHFEALGIAENTLVVFLGDNGTDAPLGHQHEVACAAPLRGKKGAHYEGGMRVPFIASWAKNDDANAFQKQLPIPSGKIQTQVANVTDLFPTLAKLTAVSVPEGHTIDGFDLSTLLTGKQDSSRPEQFLMHYPHGVHRSNYFTVWRDGDWKAIYHALPEKFAKEKRVQSESHYQLFNLADDPFEQNDLSESHPEVLAKMITEMADQLENHNAVYPVDDNGNMLKPSL, encoded by the coding sequence ATGCAGTCTAGCACCACCACAACGGCTTTCGTCCTGTTACTTGCTTGGATGATGCACGCGCAACTGACGACGTCGGCGGCGGAGACACAGCCCAATATTATGGTGTTCCTGGTCGACGACATGGGGATGATGGACACCTCCGTTCCAATGCAAGTCGACGAGTCGGGAAATCCCAAACGTTATCCGTTAAATGATTTCTATCGGACGCCATCGATGGAGCGTTTGGCCAAAACGGGGATTCGGTTCAGTCAATTCTATGCGATGAGCGTCTGCTCACCGACTCGATCGAGCATCATGACGGGGCAAAATGCGGCGAGGCATAGGACGACAAACTGGATCAACCCACGAGTCGATAACGCCGGCGAAAATGGCCCGCCGAATTGGAATTGGAAGGGACTCAAAGAAGACGACGTCACGCTGCCGGGGTTACTGCGAAGTAAAGGCTACACAACGATTCACGTTGGCAAAGGACACTTTGCCCCCAGCGGTCACGTCGGCGAAGATCCGAGCCGTCTAGGGTTCGACATCAATGTGGCCGGTGCCGCGTTTGGTGCACCGGGCAGCTATTACGGTGAAAAAAACTATGGTGCCCTAACCAAACGCTCACATCACGCAGTTCCACACTTGGAACAGTATCACGGCACAGAAACGTTCTTAACCGAAGCGTTGACGATCGAAGCTAAAAAGCGCGTGAGTGAGACGGTCGGTAAGGGCGAGCCGTTCTATCTGTATTTCTCACACTACGCAGTTCACGCTCCCTTCGAAACGGACCCCCGATTCTTGGAGCACTATCAGAATTCGGGTAAATCCAAACAAGCCCAAGCATTTGCTACGTTGATCGAAGGCATGGACAAGTCTCTTGGTGACATGCTCGACCACTTCGAGGCATTGGGAATCGCCGAAAATACTCTCGTCGTCTTTCTGGGAGATAACGGTACTGACGCACCGCTCGGACATCAACACGAAGTAGCCTGCGCGGCACCGTTGCGTGGAAAAAAGGGAGCACATTACGAAGGTGGAATGCGGGTTCCGTTCATCGCGTCGTGGGCGAAAAACGATGACGCGAATGCGTTCCAAAAACAACTCCCCATCCCTTCGGGCAAAATTCAAACGCAAGTTGCTAACGTGACCGACCTATTCCCAACGTTGGCAAAGCTGACCGCTGTTTCGGTGCCGGAAGGGCATACCATCGATGGGTTTGATTTATCGACCCTGCTAACTGGCAAACAAGACTCGTCGCGTCCGGAGCAGTTTTTGATGCACTATCCACATGGTGTGCATCGCAGTAACTATTTCACGGTGTGGCGTGATGGTGATTGGAAAGCAATCTATCATGCACTACCGGAGAAATTCGCCAAAGAGAAGCGAGTTCAAAGTGAAAGTCACTACCAGCTTTTCAATCTGGCGGACGATCCGTTTGAGCAAAACGATCTGTCCGAATCACACCCCGAGGTGCTAGCGAAAATGATTACTGAGATGGCCGACCAGCTTGAAAATCACAACGCAGTCTATCCGGTAGATGACAACGGAAACATGTTGAAGCCAAGCTTGTAA
- a CDS encoding methyltransferase, whose product MTNFDLGKNPATDPALLLRYRDRQYAADLMAVAILKLNLFSWIDAQQVVSTKQIGSEFGLAERPLDVLLTLCRAGGWVTTEADQHRLTELAEEHLVDSSPYYLGPYYEPIVESPIAQGCYQVLSRDRPANWQAKDDSNDWHESMLDESFAKGFTALMNCRGVAMGQTLASAVQPWLSDVTTVLDIGAGSGIYTSTLLAKNNQLSATIFEQTPVDKIAHAEIVRHGMGDRIKIVSGDMFKDAWPTTDCILLSNVLHDWDFPAIRALIQKSAETLRSGGKVIVHEAFLNDAKDGPLPVAEYSVLLVNITQGRCYSPAEYTAIFEEFGFRCDPYKDTIADRGFFVATKL is encoded by the coding sequence ATGACAAACTTCGATCTTGGAAAAAACCCCGCAACTGACCCCGCCCTATTACTCCGGTATCGCGATCGGCAATACGCAGCCGATTTGATGGCAGTTGCGATCCTCAAATTGAATCTGTTTTCGTGGATCGATGCCCAACAAGTCGTCTCGACGAAGCAAATTGGTTCTGAATTTGGGTTGGCCGAACGTCCTTTGGATGTCTTGCTTACACTCTGCCGTGCCGGAGGCTGGGTCACAACCGAAGCTGATCAACACCGGTTGACGGAGCTTGCTGAAGAACATTTGGTCGATTCGTCACCCTACTATCTAGGCCCTTATTACGAACCGATTGTCGAATCCCCGATCGCCCAGGGGTGCTACCAAGTTCTATCCCGTGATCGTCCGGCGAACTGGCAGGCTAAAGATGATTCCAACGATTGGCATGAATCGATGCTAGATGAATCGTTCGCAAAAGGCTTCACGGCGTTGATGAATTGTCGTGGCGTCGCAATGGGCCAAACGCTTGCTTCGGCGGTACAGCCTTGGCTGTCAGATGTCACGACAGTTTTGGATATCGGCGCCGGATCTGGAATCTATACCTCGACGTTGCTCGCCAAGAACAATCAACTTTCGGCAACGATCTTCGAACAAACGCCCGTCGATAAGATCGCCCACGCAGAAATAGTTCGGCACGGGATGGGAGATCGAATCAAAATCGTTAGCGGGGACATGTTTAAAGACGCATGGCCGACCACGGATTGCATTTTGCTTTCGAACGTATTACACGACTGGGACTTTCCGGCGATACGAGCGTTGATCCAGAAGTCGGCAGAGACACTACGATCGGGCGGAAAAGTCATCGTGCACGAAGCGTTTCTAAACGATGCCAAAGATGGGCCTTTGCCGGTCGCCGAGTACTCGGTCTTGTTAGTCAACATCACTCAAGGCCGTTGTTACAGTCCGGCTGAGTACACTGCGATTTTCGAAGAGTTTGGTTTTCGGTGCGATCCCTACAAAGATACAATTGCCGACCGTGGTTTCTTCGTCGCGACAAAACTTTAG
- a CDS encoding WGR domain-containing protein, translating into MSTFPIPASGRLTNIEKNSFWDWSLDGKSLTTVSGKLGRDGRKTTKKHPSEEKAASDLESKHFKKLREGFRHLHAENPGPIALQTFFAAHYTGFMSFDLQSERNELAACRSTQADPASCEIVVLDPESGSETKLVSLDVSDVSCLRWHDHRIVFQADDRVSVLDIESQKIDNFGKGGVFPHFEFDLQAGRLLSSRSGTSGPIIAVDELLTGQTLLEIDASEQERVTDHHIQHVGALAPSGKLVAICRQKGEIEIYNLDDGTNTIIRGDFPCVSKLQFHPSGEWIGLTEHYGDWRFRVWSLSDGREDSRFRELQFRFSNGIPRPTSSCFDFSFSPSGKLLALRDNGWIQIRDFHNQKELYRIEQNHVVRDTGTSGFRIHYVADGRLVTRTDRGVLTVYPPHSI; encoded by the coding sequence ATGTCAACATTCCCGATTCCGGCATCCGGGCGTCTGACCAACATCGAAAAGAATTCGTTTTGGGATTGGTCTCTTGATGGAAAGTCATTGACAACAGTCTCCGGAAAACTTGGACGCGACGGGAGAAAGACGACAAAGAAACATCCCTCCGAGGAAAAGGCGGCAAGCGATCTGGAGAGCAAGCATTTCAAGAAGCTTCGCGAAGGTTTTCGGCACTTACACGCCGAAAATCCTGGCCCAATTGCACTGCAGACTTTTTTCGCCGCACACTATACGGGGTTCATGAGTTTTGATCTTCAGAGCGAACGAAATGAACTCGCCGCATGTAGATCTACGCAGGCAGATCCAGCGTCTTGCGAGATCGTCGTTCTGGATCCTGAGTCAGGTAGTGAGACTAAGCTAGTCTCTCTTGACGTATCCGACGTTTCCTGCCTGCGTTGGCATGACCACCGAATTGTCTTCCAAGCCGATGATCGTGTCTCAGTGTTGGATATCGAAAGCCAAAAGATCGACAACTTTGGAAAAGGAGGCGTTTTCCCGCATTTCGAATTCGACCTTCAAGCCGGGCGACTTTTGTCATCGCGGTCAGGAACGTCGGGGCCGATCATCGCAGTCGATGAGCTATTGACTGGTCAGACCTTGCTTGAAATTGATGCAAGCGAACAAGAACGCGTGACAGATCATCACATTCAGCACGTCGGCGCGCTCGCGCCATCTGGAAAGCTGGTAGCAATCTGCCGTCAGAAAGGCGAGATCGAGATCTACAACTTGGATGATGGAACGAACACAATCATTCGTGGCGACTTCCCCTGTGTCAGCAAACTTCAATTCCACCCTTCCGGCGAATGGATCGGATTGACTGAACACTACGGCGACTGGAGGTTTCGCGTGTGGTCGCTGAGTGATGGCCGCGAAGACAGCCGGTTTAGGGAACTACAGTTTCGCTTTTCAAACGGCATCCCACGTCCAACGTCCTCCTGCTTTGATTTTTCCTTTTCTCCCTCAGGGAAGCTACTCGCGCTTCGGGACAATGGCTGGATTCAAATTCGCGATTTCCATAATCAGAAAGAGCTCTATCGAATTGAGCAAAATCATGTGGTCAGAGATACCGGAACGTCTGGTTTTAGGATCCATTATGTAGCTGACGGACGTCTCGTCACTCGAACAGATCGAGGCGTTTTGACGGTGTACCCTCCGCACTCGATCTAG
- a CDS encoding vWA domain-containing protein: MSWISTLAPWQWAIFAVVPIGIILLYFLKLRREPIEIPSTYLWSRTVEDLHVNSLFQRIRNNLLLLLQLLAVLLAALALLRPGQQGETSGLGRKVFLLDASASMMTEDVEQENRFAMAKLMIRDQIDQMEDQDTAMLITFSDRAEVLQSFTSDRGRLRAALDRAQVTNRPTDIIGALEAADGLANPRRSSEAGDVNDIQVADPLPADLLIFSDGGFRDVADFNVGNLVPTYLKIGSDSPRNVGITAFSADRNVERPGDAQAFATVVNFGKDAETFNVSLYVDGQWRDAEAVTLEPDEEGSLTFALSDQGEAATLEARLESDDGDQGFSDDFSIDNFAYAGLRPLRTVSVLVITQGNRPLELGLTTESAAKICVADFQPPSYMESPEYTARATAGLDDLIIYDRCQPKTLPLTNTFFVAALPNADWSWASEPGQTILVDIDRTHPMMQYLELFSLLIFEGRSVTGPVGTRELVGADNGTVLALAPRDGYQDLVLGFAIVTNSDDGIPQTNTNWFAERSWPVFLLNVLRHLAGAADATNAASFLPGDTVRLRVESQIGEVQIARGSGTAETIPTGQSGTVEFVDSEMPGNYRVMADEKLVDLFAINLFSRMESQINPRSEFEIGYEKIETSGTMETRYEFWRWLLLLLLVVLALEWWLYNKRIA, encoded by the coding sequence ATGAGTTGGATCTCGACGTTGGCCCCATGGCAGTGGGCGATCTTTGCCGTAGTCCCGATCGGGATCATCCTGCTTTACTTCTTGAAGTTGCGTCGAGAACCGATCGAGATCCCAAGTACTTACTTGTGGTCGCGGACGGTGGAAGATCTGCACGTCAACAGCCTGTTTCAGCGGATCCGCAACAACCTTTTGTTGTTACTGCAACTGCTCGCGGTTTTGCTCGCGGCACTCGCCTTACTGCGGCCCGGGCAGCAAGGCGAAACCTCCGGTCTGGGGAGAAAGGTGTTTCTGCTTGACGCATCGGCGAGCATGATGACCGAAGACGTTGAGCAAGAGAATCGATTCGCAATGGCAAAGCTGATGATTCGTGATCAGATCGACCAGATGGAAGATCAGGACACCGCGATGTTGATTACGTTCAGCGACCGTGCCGAAGTCTTGCAATCGTTCACGAGTGATCGTGGCCGATTGCGGGCGGCACTCGATCGTGCACAGGTCACCAATCGTCCCACCGACATCATCGGCGCACTTGAAGCGGCAGATGGGTTGGCCAACCCGCGGCGAAGCAGCGAAGCCGGAGACGTCAATGACATTCAAGTCGCCGACCCGCTGCCGGCCGATTTACTGATTTTTAGCGATGGCGGGTTCCGCGACGTGGCGGATTTCAACGTCGGTAATCTCGTCCCGACCTATCTCAAGATCGGCAGTGATTCCCCTCGCAACGTTGGAATCACCGCATTTAGTGCCGACCGAAATGTCGAGCGACCTGGTGACGCTCAAGCCTTTGCGACGGTGGTGAATTTTGGCAAGGACGCGGAGACGTTTAACGTCTCGCTGTACGTCGATGGTCAGTGGAGAGACGCGGAGGCGGTGACTTTGGAGCCTGATGAAGAAGGCTCGTTGACGTTCGCACTTTCCGACCAAGGCGAAGCGGCAACGCTCGAAGCACGTCTTGAATCGGATGACGGAGATCAAGGATTCAGCGACGATTTTAGCATCGATAACTTTGCTTACGCAGGGCTTCGTCCGCTTCGTACGGTGTCGGTCTTGGTGATCACGCAGGGGAATCGTCCGCTCGAACTTGGCCTGACCACCGAAAGTGCGGCAAAGATTTGTGTCGCTGACTTTCAGCCGCCAAGCTATATGGAATCGCCGGAATACACCGCGCGAGCGACCGCCGGTTTGGATGATTTGATTATCTACGATCGCTGCCAACCCAAGACGTTGCCGCTGACAAATACCTTCTTCGTCGCCGCCCTTCCAAATGCCGATTGGTCTTGGGCGAGCGAACCAGGGCAGACGATCTTGGTCGATATCGATCGAACGCACCCGATGATGCAATACCTAGAACTGTTCTCGCTGCTGATTTTCGAAGGGCGTAGCGTAACCGGCCCGGTTGGTACTCGGGAATTGGTCGGAGCCGACAATGGGACCGTGCTGGCACTCGCCCCTCGAGATGGTTATCAAGATCTGGTGCTCGGCTTCGCGATCGTGACCAATTCCGACGATGGGATACCGCAAACCAATACGAATTGGTTTGCCGAACGCTCCTGGCCGGTATTTCTGCTCAACGTTCTTCGGCACCTTGCCGGTGCCGCCGACGCGACCAATGCAGCCTCGTTTCTTCCAGGTGATACGGTTCGGCTGCGTGTGGAAAGTCAAATCGGTGAAGTTCAGATTGCACGCGGCAGTGGGACGGCGGAAACCATTCCCACCGGTCAATCGGGAACCGTCGAGTTTGTCGACTCGGAAATGCCTGGCAACTATCGCGTCATGGCGGATGAAAAGTTAGTCGACCTATTCGCAATCAATTTATTTAGTCGGATGGAAAGCCAGATCAATCCGCGCAGCGAGTTCGAAATCGGATACGAGAAGATCGAAACGTCCGGTACCATGGAAACGCGTTATGAGTTTTGGCGTTGGCTGCTTCTGCTTTTGTTGGTCGTCTTGGCACTCGAGTGGTGGTTATATAACAAGCGGATCGCTTGA
- a CDS encoding DUF58 domain-containing protein — protein MSAPTESLQLLSPELLAKLERLELVSRKVFRGRMKGERRSKRKGQSVEFADFRNYVPGDDLRLIDWNLYARLDQLFLKLYQEEEDLHVYGLIDCSESMNFGTPTKLHVAKQMAAALGYIGLCRADRVSIQALGGQGRRAPVLRGRTGLWQMLQYLESLQSGDNVSLLEGVKDFSIRNTGTGVVVLLTDLMDKSGFEQALRLLIGRRMDVYIMHVLSPEEVDPPIRGDRRLIDIEDGDQTEITVNAYVLDRYKQTLQSFLTSVKTFCSRRGIAYIPVLTDQPVDDVMTKYLRQRGVVR, from the coding sequence ATGAGCGCCCCGACTGAATCACTGCAACTGTTGTCTCCCGAGCTACTTGCCAAGCTCGAGCGTTTGGAATTGGTTTCGCGTAAAGTCTTCCGAGGACGGATGAAGGGCGAAAGGCGAAGCAAGCGGAAGGGGCAAAGCGTCGAGTTCGCCGACTTTCGGAACTATGTCCCCGGTGACGATCTCCGGCTGATCGACTGGAACCTTTACGCTCGTCTCGATCAATTATTCCTCAAGCTCTATCAAGAGGAGGAAGACCTTCATGTCTATGGATTGATCGATTGCAGCGAGTCGATGAACTTTGGAACTCCGACGAAGCTACATGTCGCCAAGCAGATGGCCGCGGCGCTCGGATACATCGGCCTCTGTCGAGCTGACCGAGTCAGCATTCAAGCGTTGGGCGGACAGGGGCGTCGTGCTCCGGTGCTTCGTGGACGAACAGGTTTATGGCAGATGTTGCAGTACCTTGAGTCACTTCAAAGTGGTGACAATGTTTCGCTGCTTGAAGGTGTCAAGGATTTTTCGATTCGTAATACGGGCACCGGTGTGGTCGTTCTCTTGACCGACTTAATGGATAAATCCGGATTCGAACAGGCACTCCGGCTATTGATCGGTCGGCGTATGGATGTCTACATCATGCATGTCCTGTCGCCAGAAGAGGTCGATCCACCGATTCGTGGTGACCGTCGATTGATCGATATCGAAGACGGCGATCAAACTGAAATCACCGTCAATGCCTATGTGCTCGACCGCTATAAACAAACGTTGCAGTCGTTTTTAACATCGGTCAAGACGTTTTGTTCCCGTCGAGGCATCGCGTACATACCGGTATTGACCGATCAGCCTGTCGATGACGTGATGACAAAGTATCTCCGACAGCGAGGCGTCGTTCGATGA
- the ygfZ gene encoding CAF17-like 4Fe-4S cluster assembly/insertion protein YgfZ yields MTSVHRLSSLTVVDFVGADTVKILNNLTTNDVRSLENGCGCETFVTDVKGKLVAFVDAFRTADGFRLIGAPGQADAVGSHADRYTIREDSVPVDRSVDLTAFVFAPDVSSPLQSETDWGQCNAVRYEVDWLGEGSFVVLSETPGAVEQVIQTVGESIGDDSSFHHSRTLANFPWFGIDLSEKNLPQEANRNEQTICFTKGCYLGQETVARLDALGQVQKQLVQWQVSGIVPEPGAEMSANGKTVGRLTSVAPQSQNSAIAIGVARRSHFEAGSEATGEGFTATVLA; encoded by the coding sequence ATGACCTCCGTCCATCGGCTTTCAAGCCTAACTGTCGTTGACTTTGTCGGTGCAGACACCGTCAAAATCCTGAACAATCTGACGACCAACGACGTCCGATCGTTAGAAAATGGGTGTGGCTGTGAAACATTTGTCACCGATGTTAAGGGCAAACTGGTTGCTTTTGTCGACGCGTTTAGGACGGCCGATGGCTTTCGCCTGATCGGAGCCCCCGGGCAAGCCGATGCGGTCGGCAGCCATGCCGATCGCTACACCATTCGTGAAGACTCGGTCCCCGTGGATCGATCGGTGGACTTGACCGCGTTTGTGTTTGCTCCTGATGTCAGTTCCCCTTTACAAAGCGAAACCGATTGGGGGCAGTGCAATGCCGTGCGATACGAAGTCGATTGGTTGGGCGAGGGTAGCTTTGTCGTCTTAAGTGAAACTCCGGGCGCGGTCGAACAGGTCATACAAACAGTGGGCGAATCGATCGGTGATGATTCCTCATTTCATCACAGCCGTACACTGGCGAACTTCCCATGGTTTGGGATCGATTTAAGCGAAAAGAACCTGCCACAAGAAGCGAACCGAAACGAACAAACGATTTGCTTCACCAAGGGATGTTATCTTGGACAAGAGACGGTCGCGCGACTGGACGCGTTGGGGCAAGTCCAAAAACAGTTAGTGCAGTGGCAGGTTAGCGGAATCGTCCCCGAACCAGGGGCAGAAATGTCTGCCAATGGCAAGACGGTCGGAAGGTTAACCAGTGTCGCCCCACAATCGCAAAACTCAGCCATTGCGATTGGCGTCGCCCGGCGATCCCACTTTGAAGCCGGTTCGGAAGCGACCGGCGAAGGCTTCACCGCGACAGTCCTTGCGTGA